The Pseudomonas azotoformans genome has a segment encoding these proteins:
- a CDS encoding autotransporter outer membrane beta-barrel domain-containing protein yields the protein MPIAPRRIALYISLAVATSLPLAQARGDIEYMPYWYPPYDALDDEWSYSPETEGVPIDGHFTRQATSYNGLQVAKVLEPALTRLLESGELNAEQIKALEKLNDELAQKPGAFGAALEQLAGSQNANLAAATQSTTQQLSNRVLSTLRELPTNTDSHFWVKNLGSEGGLNSQRGTAGLNTANQGVLMGADWSVDHAWRVGVLGAKSTSRFDTRRFSADLDSWHLGTYAVRQDGPVALRLGAIYSSHAGKNLRGIEILDYKDTLKGRYNANSQNVFGEAGYQLGNDGFSVEPFAGLGYQRYSRDSFKEQGGPAALNVEAQTQQNLSSTFGLRLATVFRFDNQMSLTPHLSTSWKHLYGDVDSQVRQSFRQRGIDGFTVQGASLDRNSLGLQAGLDLALSTNHTVGLAYSAENGSNSSNQGLIGQWRMQF from the coding sequence ATGCCCATAGCACCCCGCAGAATCGCGCTCTATATCAGCCTTGCCGTTGCCACCAGCCTCCCATTAGCCCAAGCAAGAGGCGACATCGAGTACATGCCGTATTGGTACCCACCCTACGACGCGCTCGATGATGAATGGTCCTATTCACCCGAAACTGAAGGCGTGCCCATCGATGGCCATTTCACTCGGCAAGCCACCTCCTACAACGGCTTGCAGGTGGCAAAGGTGCTGGAGCCCGCGCTGACTCGCCTGCTGGAGTCCGGCGAGCTGAACGCCGAGCAGATCAAGGCCCTGGAAAAACTCAACGACGAACTCGCGCAGAAACCCGGTGCATTCGGCGCGGCACTTGAGCAACTGGCCGGCAGCCAGAACGCCAACCTGGCGGCGGCCACCCAAAGCACCACCCAGCAATTGAGCAACCGAGTGCTCTCGACCCTGCGCGAATTGCCCACCAACACTGACAGCCACTTCTGGGTGAAAAACCTCGGCAGCGAAGGTGGCCTCAATAGCCAACGCGGTACTGCCGGCCTGAATACCGCCAACCAGGGCGTATTGATGGGTGCAGATTGGTCGGTCGACCACGCCTGGCGCGTCGGCGTACTGGGGGCAAAATCCACTAGCCGTTTCGACACGCGGCGCTTCAGCGCAGACTTGGACAGCTGGCATTTGGGCACTTACGCGGTGCGCCAGGACGGCCCAGTGGCACTGCGCCTAGGGGCGATCTACAGCAGCCATGCCGGGAAGAACCTGCGCGGTATCGAGATCCTGGATTACAAAGACACGCTCAAGGGCCGCTACAACGCCAACAGTCAGAATGTCTTCGGCGAAGCGGGCTATCAACTGGGCAATGACGGCTTCAGCGTCGAACCGTTTGCCGGCCTCGGCTACCAGCGCTACAGCCGTGACAGCTTCAAGGAACAAGGCGGCCCCGCCGCGCTGAACGTCGAGGCGCAAACCCAGCAGAATCTCAGCAGCACCTTTGGCCTGCGCCTGGCCACGGTGTTTCGCTTCGATAACCAGATGAGCCTGACGCCCCATTTGAGTACAAGCTGGAAACACCTTTATGGCGACGTCGACAGCCAAGTGCGCCAGTCCTTTCGCCAGCGTGGCATTGACGGCTTCACTGTTCAGGGCGCATCCCTCGACCGCAATAGCCTGGGCCTGCAGGCCGGACTCGATCTGGCATTGTCGACAAACCACACCGTTGGCTTGGCCTACAGCGCAGAAAACGGCTCCAACAGCAGCAACCAGGGCTTGATAGGCCAGTGGCGGATGCAGTTCTGA
- a CDS encoding acetyl-CoA carboxylase biotin carboxylase subunit, whose protein sequence is MIKKILIANRGEIAVRIVRACAEMGIRSVAVYSDADRHALHVKRADEAHSIGAEPLAGYLNPRKLVNLAVETGCDALHPGYGFLSENAELADICAERGIKFIGPSAEVIRRMGDKTEARRSMIKAGVPVTPGTEGNVADIHEALTEGDRIGYPVMLKATSGGGGRGIRRCNSREELEQAFPRVISEATKAFGSAEVFLEKCIVNPKHIEAQILGDSFGNVVHLFERDCSIQRRNQKLIEIAPSPQLTPEQRAYIGDLSVRAAKAVGYENAGTVEFLLAEGEVYFMEMNTRVQVEHTITEEITGIDIVREQIRIASGLPLSVKQEDIQHRGFALQFRINAEDPKNNFLPSFGKITRYYAPGGPGVRTDTAIYTGYTIPPFYDSMCLKLVVWALTWEEAMDRGLRALDDMRLQGVKTTAAYYQEILRNPEFRSGQFNTSFVEAHPELTNYSIKRKPEELALAIAAAIAAHAGL, encoded by the coding sequence GTGATAAAAAAGATCCTGATCGCCAACCGTGGTGAAATTGCCGTACGCATCGTGCGTGCCTGCGCCGAGATGGGCATTCGCTCGGTCGCGGTCTACTCCGACGCCGACCGTCACGCTTTGCACGTCAAGCGTGCCGACGAAGCCCACAGCATTGGCGCCGAGCCCCTGGCCGGTTACCTGAACCCGCGCAAGCTGGTGAACCTGGCGGTGGAAACCGGTTGTGACGCGCTGCACCCTGGCTACGGCTTCCTGTCGGAAAACGCCGAACTGGCGGATATCTGCGCCGAACGTGGTATCAAATTCATTGGTCCGTCGGCGGAAGTGATCCGCCGCATGGGCGACAAGACCGAAGCGCGCCGCAGCATGATCAAGGCTGGTGTGCCGGTCACGCCGGGCACCGAAGGCAACGTCGCGGATATCCATGAGGCCCTCACCGAAGGCGACCGCATCGGTTACCCAGTGATGCTCAAGGCCACTTCCGGTGGCGGCGGCCGTGGTATCCGTCGTTGCAACAGCCGCGAAGAACTTGAACAAGCCTTCCCCCGTGTTATCTCCGAAGCCACTAAGGCCTTCGGTTCGGCGGAAGTGTTCCTGGAAAAATGCATCGTCAATCCCAAGCACATCGAGGCGCAGATCCTCGGTGACAGCTTCGGCAACGTGGTGCATCTGTTCGAGCGCGATTGCTCGATCCAGCGTCGTAACCAGAAGCTCATCGAAATCGCTCCAAGCCCGCAACTGACCCCAGAACAGCGCGCCTACATCGGCGACCTGTCGGTACGCGCCGCCAAGGCGGTGGGCTACGAGAACGCTGGCACCGTGGAGTTTCTGCTCGCCGAGGGCGAGGTGTACTTCATGGAGATGAACACCCGCGTGCAGGTGGAACACACCATCACCGAAGAAATCACCGGGATCGACATCGTCCGCGAGCAGATCCGCATCGCCTCGGGCCTGCCGTTGTCGGTGAAACAGGAAGACATCCAGCACCGTGGTTTCGCGTTGCAGTTCCGCATCAACGCCGAAGACCCGAAAAACAACTTCCTCCCAAGCTTCGGCAAGATCACCCGTTACTACGCACCCGGCGGCCCCGGCGTGCGCACCGACACGGCGATCTACACCGGTTACACCATCCCGCCGTTCTACGACTCCATGTGCCTGAAACTGGTGGTGTGGGCGTTGACCTGGGAAGAAGCCATGGACCGCGGCCTGCGTGCCCTGGACGACATGCGCCTGCAAGGCGTGAAGACCACCGCCGCTTACTACCAGGAAATCCTGCGCAACCCGGAATTCCGCAGCGGCCAGTTCAACACCAGCTTCGTTGAAGCCCACCCTGAACTGACCAACTACTCGATCAAGCGCAAACCCGAAGAGCTGGCCCTGGCCATCGCCGCCGCCATCGCCGCCCACGCAGGCCTGTGA
- a CDS encoding LysR family transcriptional regulator — MRKSLMRMTLRQLQIFNEVCDLRSYSRAAEEMSLTQPAVSLQIRQLEELIGQPLFDYVGKKLYMTEAAEALQRASRDIFGRLENLDMQLSDMQGSLQGQLKLAIESSAKYFVPHLFAAFKRQHPEVQLHLTVVNRAQVIRRLSDNRDDLVIMSMVPQDMGLEFLPFLNNPIVAVAPPDHPLSLQGPLRLQDLEPYTLLLREPGSGTRLACEEYFKEKRVHFTQTVEVASAEAQRECVCAGLGVALLTRHAVNMELATGGLKELPVEELPLYRSWCLVQAKAKRLSPVAHAFLGFIRSERVQISALAERFAGQPRVPASGVPGSH, encoded by the coding sequence ATGCGTAAGTCATTGATGCGTATGACATTGCGTCAATTGCAGATCTTCAATGAAGTGTGCGATTTGCGCTCCTACAGCCGCGCCGCCGAGGAAATGTCCCTCACACAACCGGCCGTTAGCCTACAAATTCGCCAGCTGGAAGAGCTGATCGGGCAGCCGCTGTTCGATTATGTCGGCAAAAAGCTCTACATGACCGAGGCCGCTGAAGCCTTGCAGCGAGCCAGCCGGGATATTTTCGGGCGCCTGGAAAACCTCGATATGCAGCTGTCGGACATGCAGGGTTCGCTGCAAGGCCAGTTGAAGCTGGCGATTGAATCCAGCGCCAAGTACTTCGTGCCGCACCTGTTTGCTGCCTTCAAGCGCCAACATCCCGAGGTGCAGTTACACCTCACGGTGGTGAACCGCGCCCAGGTGATTCGCCGGCTTTCGGACAATCGCGATGACCTGGTGATCATGTCCATGGTGCCTCAGGACATGGGCCTGGAATTCCTGCCATTCCTCAACAATCCGATCGTCGCGGTGGCGCCACCCGACCATCCGTTGAGCCTGCAAGGGCCGCTGCGCCTGCAGGACCTGGAACCCTACACGCTGCTGCTGCGCGAACCGGGTTCCGGTACGCGACTGGCGTGCGAGGAGTATTTCAAGGAGAAACGCGTGCACTTCACCCAGACGGTGGAAGTGGCCTCGGCCGAGGCGCAGCGCGAGTGTGTTTGCGCGGGGTTGGGCGTGGCGCTACTGACGCGTCATGCGGTCAACATGGAGCTGGCCACCGGCGGGCTCAAGGAGCTGCCGGTGGAAGAGCTGCCGCTGTACCGCAGTTGGTGCCTGGTGCAAGCCAAGGCCAAGCGCCTGTCACCGGTGGCCCACGCGTTCCTGGGCTTTATCCGCAGCGAGCGGGTGCAGATCAGCGCGCTGGCTGAGCGTTTCGCTGGGCAGCCGCGGGTGCCTGCCAGTGGAGTTCCGGGTAGTCACTGA
- a CDS encoding dermonecrotic toxin domain-containing protein, giving the protein MNAKTSVAPPLPSPKPLLEKALLTRLTEDGPTSNEVASLLLRSELSILYPDLNPDLDRTVVGIPIWTFVDNELTCVDIHYTPLTHALVRLALENTQANYLQGEHFLTQQPSAPEPIQLPVDIEQIATLLNELASVFFVAFKEQQLAFWNATGAGLPRWQELADGLAAALNIQEVEGWNADHCDIARGISMYPDKQQRFRHRPDLANIQVCLLDIDSPNDKNLKHLMLAGTAIVQGTFKQTDVLMMYTLEYGYETFPSLQDLATAAQSRLSDSMSSLPLAMRLVEPEGHFFDHMAWALIATQLSAIETEGFSSLETTAPQPQPPSTATEPLELDPDTTRLNMLDGAIPHWLLNASPHDLNDYSQHMLDLSTLYNDVPADLFQLQPINAFAQEKMRNAILADNHPGADTLPLDEIQIIRTESLAVGPFNLANPLESYPQTLGEYALSNTPPYQATVTFKGGQTVPDWLTDSYLTHLSEQVDIGQVYPKLIQDKLIDDPLEAPRQQRFYMQQLRSLLPLLALECKLTHTGNVDEQGCRFINELVNPTPNTPDPVVICPLSIRPSLRISQTFDEVLNIFIIGPRSLQHGPCLLYRPLLENPLVQFPSLQNLKYELHQPGEIRDSILAWLPNRSLSFNYAQYMFPTGLTSAFLISQLANTPLKLFEWGGTPVFSKTELTGDIFAALFAANAKAMAQLADRESLSNAERRWALLEDSAWAIFNAASSFLNGYVATAVWVWQIFNQLQQVLDTPAQSNGLIKWQRLGDVLMALAIVITHKAGPLRRGKAKSADVRGSRPPLPAPPQLRALASDSRALPHRQFSILAVEGTVPRRTPTQWGTYLDEFKVEAPDLRDYAQPQERPPLYDVGQNTYAPVDQRWFQVVGDEDANIHILDPHNSALTGPCLAKTSTGTWRINTDLRLLHSNESLKSKLKASRMLRAQKLLPLEQQREALEQHEKVLKGEMHMLLKSPTTQTLLDQSLSKAQELIDNREASLKLLDQWRSAGGTLGYEDKLLRLYKSFNTYLMTWTAFKHVAYNTAVERILKNRESEDVTTRQQLPADIHLAVEMGREIDTKLNALAGAKHALSGMGSAGAMDARQIGISERFHTRWELKTNEIASAAELCIREQAAQDMAQARNAVYAVVERATAASRNMTQLLKDDPQEAQLETLSAMVEAFQSVRNRIEELPGEFPERIDLHALADLKSVVNEFLLLAQSNIGTRLQQAAPSARAPAKPSTSRPHIKTRVIKKRPRDQPKEPQDVPKQAPLTLIPPLKKQAPKPTNDYIDITSQGLQLTGELDGFISDTKRSALKPFRIPADMQDIFDQQALKIEQTLQTFEPLHALAKQAGNALPVASLSGELRDGAARLRREGIHIRATLLKLRKPQQGYFLWLLENDQVRVTRNQAGRIKTTQFNDYFQEYFILDSANSDQPLWLAHFHYPTLKTPANLFTAAHLKIDETYLRQLSADKQSTLNTRTALDNLLRKLSDPVALAAFLRFEERRR; this is encoded by the coding sequence TGTTTTTTGTCGCCTTCAAAGAGCAGCAATTGGCGTTCTGGAACGCCACAGGGGCTGGCCTGCCACGCTGGCAAGAACTGGCTGACGGGCTCGCCGCCGCGCTGAATATCCAGGAGGTCGAGGGCTGGAATGCCGATCACTGCGACATTGCGCGGGGGATCTCGATGTACCCCGACAAGCAGCAACGATTTAGACACCGGCCCGACCTGGCAAACATCCAGGTGTGTTTGCTCGACATTGACAGCCCCAACGATAAAAACCTGAAACATCTCATGCTGGCCGGCACCGCCATCGTACAAGGCACATTCAAACAAACCGACGTCCTGATGATGTATACCCTCGAATACGGGTACGAAACCTTCCCCTCTTTGCAGGACTTGGCGACCGCCGCGCAGTCCAGGCTCAGCGACTCAATGAGCTCGCTCCCCTTGGCCATGCGACTGGTAGAACCTGAGGGTCATTTTTTCGATCACATGGCCTGGGCCCTCATCGCCACCCAGCTCAGCGCGATCGAAACCGAGGGTTTCAGCAGCCTGGAGACCACTGCGCCTCAACCGCAGCCACCCTCCACCGCCACAGAGCCTTTGGAGCTCGACCCGGATACAACACGTCTGAACATGCTCGACGGGGCGATCCCCCACTGGCTGCTCAATGCCTCACCGCACGATTTGAACGACTACAGCCAGCACATGCTGGACCTGAGCACGCTGTACAACGACGTGCCCGCCGACCTGTTCCAGCTGCAACCCATCAATGCCTTCGCCCAAGAGAAAATGCGCAACGCCATCCTTGCAGATAACCACCCTGGCGCCGACACACTGCCACTCGATGAGATACAGATCATCCGCACGGAAAGCCTCGCGGTGGGGCCTTTCAACCTGGCCAATCCACTGGAAAGCTACCCGCAGACCCTGGGCGAATATGCGCTCAGTAACACGCCGCCCTACCAGGCAACCGTGACTTTCAAGGGCGGGCAAACCGTGCCTGACTGGCTCACGGACAGCTACCTGACGCACCTTTCAGAGCAGGTCGACATCGGCCAGGTGTACCCAAAACTGATCCAAGACAAGCTGATTGACGACCCACTCGAAGCTCCCCGGCAACAGCGCTTTTACATGCAGCAGTTGCGATCGCTGCTGCCGCTGCTGGCGTTGGAATGCAAACTCACCCACACCGGCAATGTCGACGAGCAGGGCTGTCGCTTCATCAATGAGCTGGTCAACCCGACGCCCAACACGCCAGACCCTGTGGTTATCTGCCCTTTGTCGATACGCCCCAGCCTTCGTATCAGCCAGACCTTCGATGAGGTCCTCAACATCTTCATCATCGGCCCGCGCTCGCTACAACACGGCCCCTGCCTGTTGTATCGCCCGTTGCTCGAAAACCCGTTGGTACAGTTCCCTTCGCTGCAAAACCTCAAGTATGAGCTGCATCAGCCCGGCGAGATCAGAGACTCCATCCTGGCGTGGCTACCGAACCGGAGTTTGAGTTTCAACTACGCCCAATACATGTTCCCAACCGGTCTGACCTCGGCCTTCCTGATTTCACAACTGGCGAATACACCGTTGAAACTATTCGAATGGGGCGGCACCCCTGTGTTTTCCAAAACCGAGCTGACCGGGGATATTTTTGCCGCGTTGTTTGCGGCCAACGCGAAGGCCATGGCGCAGCTGGCGGATCGTGAGTCGCTGTCCAACGCAGAACGGCGCTGGGCATTGCTGGAAGACAGCGCGTGGGCCATCTTCAATGCCGCATCCAGCTTCCTGAACGGCTACGTCGCCACGGCGGTGTGGGTCTGGCAAATCTTCAATCAACTCCAGCAAGTGCTCGATACGCCGGCGCAAAGCAATGGCTTGATCAAATGGCAGCGCCTGGGCGACGTGCTGATGGCATTGGCCATCGTCATCACCCACAAGGCCGGGCCACTGCGCAGGGGCAAAGCCAAATCTGCAGACGTTCGAGGTTCCAGACCACCCTTGCCTGCGCCGCCGCAGCTACGTGCCCTTGCCTCAGACAGCCGCGCGTTGCCCCACCGCCAGTTCTCGATATTGGCTGTCGAAGGCACCGTGCCGCGCCGCACGCCGACGCAGTGGGGGACTTACCTGGACGAGTTCAAGGTCGAGGCCCCCGACCTGCGCGACTATGCCCAGCCCCAAGAACGCCCGCCGCTCTACGACGTGGGGCAAAACACCTATGCCCCAGTGGATCAGCGCTGGTTCCAGGTGGTGGGTGATGAAGATGCCAATATTCACATTCTCGACCCGCACAACTCTGCGCTTACTGGTCCCTGCCTGGCCAAGACGTCGACGGGAACCTGGCGCATCAATACCGACCTGCGCCTGCTGCACAGCAACGAGAGCTTGAAAAGCAAGTTGAAGGCCTCGCGGATGCTAAGGGCGCAAAAACTCCTGCCACTGGAGCAACAACGGGAAGCGCTGGAGCAACATGAAAAAGTCCTGAAAGGCGAGATGCATATGCTGCTCAAGTCCCCCACCACGCAGACCCTGTTGGACCAGAGTTTGTCCAAGGCCCAGGAGCTGATCGACAATCGCGAGGCGTCGTTGAAGCTGCTCGATCAGTGGAGGAGTGCAGGCGGCACCCTCGGGTATGAAGACAAGCTGCTCCGGCTGTACAAAAGCTTCAACACCTACCTGATGACCTGGACCGCATTCAAACATGTCGCCTATAACACCGCCGTTGAGCGCATCCTCAAAAACCGCGAATCCGAAGACGTGACCACTCGCCAGCAACTCCCGGCAGACATCCACCTGGCGGTGGAAATGGGCCGGGAAATAGACACCAAACTCAACGCTCTTGCGGGCGCCAAACACGCACTGTCCGGCATGGGCTCGGCCGGTGCCATGGACGCCCGGCAAATCGGAATTTCGGAGCGATTTCACACCCGCTGGGAACTGAAAACCAACGAAATCGCCAGCGCCGCTGAACTGTGTATACGTGAGCAAGCCGCTCAAGACATGGCCCAGGCGCGCAATGCCGTCTACGCGGTGGTGGAGCGCGCTACAGCGGCCAGTAGAAACATGACGCAACTGTTAAAGGACGACCCCCAAGAGGCTCAGTTGGAAACTCTGAGTGCAATGGTCGAGGCATTCCAGAGTGTGCGCAATCGAATAGAGGAACTACCCGGCGAGTTTCCAGAACGCATCGACCTCCATGCCCTTGCGGACCTGAAAAGCGTCGTCAACGAATTTCTTCTATTGGCCCAGAGCAATATCGGCACCCGGCTTCAGCAGGCCGCCCCTTCAGCGCGCGCACCTGCCAAGCCCTCGACGTCCAGGCCGCACATCAAAACCAGGGTCATCAAAAAGCGCCCGCGGGATCAGCCCAAAGAACCGCAGGATGTGCCCAAACAGGCGCCTTTGACACTGATCCCGCCGTTGAAGAAACAGGCACCAAAACCCACGAACGACTATATCGACATCACCAGCCAAGGGCTCCAACTGACCGGGGAGCTGGACGGTTTTATCAGCGACACGAAAAGGAGCGCTCTGAAGCCGTTTCGGATACCGGCAGACATGCAGGACATCTTCGATCAGCAAGCATTGAAGATAGAGCAGACGCTCCAGACATTCGAACCGCTGCACGCGTTGGCCAAGCAGGCAGGCAACGCCCTTCCGGTCGCCAGCTTGAGTGGAGAGCTGCGTGACGGCGCAGCCCGATTGCGCCGAGAGGGCATCCACATCAGAGCCACGCTGCTCAAGCTGCGCAAACCCCAACAAGGCTACTTTCTGTGGCTGCTGGAGAACGATCAGGTCCGGGTCACGCGCAATCAAGCGGGCAGAATCAAGACCACACAGTTCAACGACTACTTCCAGGAGTACTTCATTCTTGATTCAGCCAACAGCGACCAGCCGTTATGGCTGGCGCACTTTCACTACCCCACCCTCAAGACACCGGCCAATCTGTTCACGGCAGCCCATCTTAAAATCGACGAAACCTACCTAAGGCAACTATCAGCCGATAAACAGTCAACGCTCAATACCCGAACCGCGCTGGATAATCTTCTGCGCAAGCTCAGCGATCCGGTCGCGCTGGCTGCGTTTTTACGGTTTGAAGAGCGGCGCAGATGA
- a CDS encoding PA3496 family putative envelope integrity protein, with product MARPYEDSNSSVKTRRQQEDQRRMAFRRAIEDRCEERQLLQSISDYPELHWQAPAAAQRNAQPAR from the coding sequence ATGGCCCGGCCCTACGAAGACAGCAACAGCTCCGTCAAAACCCGTCGTCAGCAGGAAGACCAGCGCCGCATGGCGTTCCGTCGCGCAATCGAAGACCGTTGCGAGGAGCGTCAGCTGCTCCAGAGCATCAGTGACTACCCGGAACTCCACTGGCAGGCACCCGCGGCTGCCCAGCGAAACGCTCAGCCAGCGCGCTGA
- the hexR gene encoding transcriptional regulator HexR — MNLLQHIAQSRHLLRKSELKVADHVLLDPAAVMHSSMADLAHSVGISEPTIVRFCRAIGCSGFQDLKLKLAQSLAAGASFGQFAIHEDDSVADYSLKIFDTTLHTLMEVREKLDPVELQKAVTAMSQAQRVEFYGFGASGAVAADAQHKFFRLLLTAAAYSDPHMQAMSAVTLKPTDVAICISQSGRSKDLLITANLVRESGASLITLCPSQTPLAELSTVNLAIDVHEDTEIYTPLTSRIAHLVVIDVLAMGVAMARGPSLVNHLKSVKRSLRSLRLSPKSVKALDD; from the coding sequence TTGAACCTGTTGCAACATATCGCCCAGTCGCGCCACCTGTTACGCAAATCGGAACTCAAGGTTGCCGATCACGTGCTGCTTGACCCTGCGGCTGTGATGCACAGTTCCATGGCCGACCTGGCGCACAGCGTGGGCATCAGCGAACCGACCATCGTGCGCTTCTGCCGCGCCATCGGTTGCTCTGGGTTCCAGGACTTGAAACTCAAGTTGGCGCAAAGCCTGGCCGCCGGTGCCAGCTTCGGCCAATTCGCGATCCATGAAGACGACTCCGTCGCCGACTACAGCCTTAAGATCTTCGACACCACCCTGCATACCCTGATGGAAGTGCGCGAGAAGCTCGACCCGGTGGAGTTGCAAAAGGCCGTGACCGCCATGTCCCAGGCCCAGCGTGTCGAGTTCTATGGCTTTGGTGCTTCGGGCGCGGTGGCCGCCGATGCCCAGCACAAATTCTTCCGTTTGCTGCTCACTGCCGCGGCCTACAGCGACCCGCACATGCAAGCCATGTCGGCGGTGACCTTGAAGCCTACGGATGTGGCGATCTGCATTTCCCAGTCGGGCCGCTCCAAAGATTTGCTGATTACCGCCAACCTGGTGCGTGAAAGCGGCGCTTCGCTGATTACCCTGTGCCCGAGCCAGACGCCGTTGGCGGAACTGTCCACGGTCAACCTGGCAATCGATGTGCACGAAGACACCGAGATCTACACGCCGCTGACTTCGCGCATCGCCCACCTGGTGGTGATCGACGTGCTGGCGATGGGCGTGGCCATGGCGCGCGGGCCGAGCCTGGTCAACCACCTCAAGAGCGTGAAGCGCAGCTTGCGCAGCCTGCGGTTGTCGCCCAAGTCCGTCAAAGCATTGGATGATTGA
- the oadA gene encoding sodium-extruding oxaloacetate decarboxylase subunit alpha — translation MSKKIFVTDTILRDAHQSLLATRMRTDDMLPICDKLDKVGYWSLEVWGGATFDACVRFLKEDPWERLRKLRAALPNTRLQMLLRGQNLLGYRHYSDDVVKAFVAKAAVNGIDVFRIFDAMNDVRNLRVAIEAVKAAGKHAQGTIAYTTSPVHTVEAFVAQAKQLEAMGCDSIAIKDMAGLLTPYATGELVKALKAEQTLPIFIHSHDTAGLAAMCQLKAIENGADHIDTAISSFAWGTSHPGTESMVAALKGSEFDTGLSLELLQEIGLYFYAVRKKYHQFESEFTAVDTRVQVNQVPGGMISNLANQLKEQGALNRMSEVLAEIPRVREDLGFPPLVTPTSQIVGTQAFFNVLAGERYKTITNEVKLYLQGGYGKAPGTVNEKLRRQAIGSEEVIDVRPADLLKPEMTKLRGEIGALAKSEEDVLTYAMFPDIGRKFLEERDAGTLAPEVLLPIPEAGGVARAGGEGVPTEFVIDVHGESYRVDITGVGVKAEGKRHFYLSIDGMPEEVVFEPLNEFVSGGSSNRKHATAPGHVSTAMPGNIVDVLVKEGDVVKAGQAVLITEAMKMETEVQAAIAGKVTAVHVAKGDRVNPGEILIEIEG, via the coding sequence ATGTCCAAGAAAATCTTTGTCACCGACACCATCCTGCGCGACGCCCACCAATCGTTGCTCGCGACCCGCATGCGCACCGACGACATGCTGCCGATCTGCGACAAGCTCGACAAAGTCGGCTACTGGTCCCTGGAAGTCTGGGGCGGCGCGACCTTCGACGCCTGCGTACGCTTCCTGAAAGAAGACCCGTGGGAGCGCCTGCGCAAACTGCGCGCCGCGTTGCCCAACACTCGCCTGCAAATGCTGCTGCGCGGCCAGAACCTGCTGGGCTACCGCCACTACAGCGACGACGTGGTCAAGGCGTTCGTGGCCAAGGCTGCCGTCAACGGTATCGACGTATTCCGCATTTTCGACGCGATGAACGACGTGCGTAACCTGCGCGTGGCGATCGAAGCGGTAAAAGCAGCCGGCAAACATGCCCAAGGCACCATCGCCTATACCACCAGCCCGGTGCATACCGTCGAAGCGTTCGTGGCCCAGGCCAAGCAACTGGAAGCCATGGGTTGCGACTCGATCGCGATCAAGGACATGGCCGGCCTGCTGACGCCGTACGCCACTGGCGAACTGGTCAAGGCGCTGAAGGCCGAGCAGACCCTGCCGATCTTCATCCACTCCCATGACACCGCTGGTTTGGCCGCGATGTGCCAACTCAAGGCCATCGAAAACGGTGCCGACCACATCGACACCGCCATTTCCAGCTTCGCCTGGGGCACCAGCCACCCAGGGACCGAGTCGATGGTCGCCGCCCTTAAAGGCAGCGAATTCGACACCGGCCTGAGCCTGGAACTGCTGCAGGAAATCGGCCTGTACTTCTACGCCGTGCGTAAGAAATACCACCAGTTCGAAAGCGAATTCACCGCTGTCGACACCCGTGTGCAAGTCAATCAGGTGCCGGGCGGGATGATTTCCAACCTGGCCAACCAGTTGAAAGAGCAGGGCGCCCTCAACCGCATGAGCGAAGTGCTGGCCGAAATCCCGCGCGTGCGTGAAGACCTCGGCTTCCCGCCGCTGGTGACCCCAACTTCGCAGATCGTCGGCACCCAGGCGTTCTTCAACGTGCTGGCCGGCGAGCGTTACAAGACCATCACCAACGAAGTGAAGCTCTACCTGCAAGGCGGCTACGGCAAGGCGCCGGGCACCGTGAACGAGAAGTTGCGTCGCCAAGCCATCGGCAGCGAAGAAGTGATCGACGTGCGCCCGGCTGATTTGCTCAAGCCGGAAATGACCAAGCTGCGCGGCGAAATCGGTGCGTTGGCCAAGTCCGAAGAAGACGTGCTGACCTACGCCATGTTCCCGGACATCGGGCGCAAGTTCCTCGAAGAGCGCGATGCCGGCACCCTGGCGCCGGAAGTGTTGCTGCCCATCCCAGAAGCCGGCGGCGTGGCCCGTGCCGGTGGCGAAGGCGTGCCGACCGAGTTCGTCATCGACGTGCACGGCGAAAGCTACCGCGTGGACATCACCGGTGTCGGCGTGAAGGCTGAAGGCAAGCGCCACTTCTACCTGTCCATCGATGGCATGCCGGAAGAAGTGGTATTCGAACCGCTCAACGAGTTTGTCAGCGGCGGCAGCAGCAACCGCAAGCACGCCACCGCGCCGGGTCATGTCAGCACTGCAATGCCGGGCAACATCGTCGACGTGCTGGTCAAGGAAGGCGACGTGGTCAAGGCCGGCCAGGCCGTGCTGATCACTGAAGCCATGAAGATGGAAACCGAAGTGCAGGCAGCCATTGCCGGCAAGGTGACCGCCGTTCATGTGGCCAAGGGCGACCGGGTCAACCCTGGCGAAATCCTGATTGAAATCGAAGGCTGA